A part of Pararhizobium sp. A13 genomic DNA contains:
- a CDS encoding hemin uptake protein HemP, translated as MTPNNPDAVSASLPASQTQRVIDSRDLFRGGNEILISHDGAIYRMKITRQGKLILNK; from the coding sequence GTGACACCGAACAATCCAGATGCCGTATCGGCTTCCTTGCCGGCCAGCCAGACGCAGCGCGTCATTGACAGCCGCGATCTCTTTCGTGGCGGAAACGAAATCCTGATCTCGCATGACGGCGCCATCTACCGCATGAAAATTACCCGCCAGGGCAAACTTATCCTGAACAAATAG
- a CDS encoding ChuX/HutX family heme-like substrate-binding protein, with product MTQTTRPTPSEIRAYRAANPKMRERDIAAQLGISEAALVAAECGLTAVRIDGDVNRFLERAAELGEVMALTRNESAVHEKIGVFENITPGKHASIVLGENIDLRIFPGAWAHGFAVTKTDGDAVRRSLQFFDKQGTAVHKVHMRSASNLSEYQNIVEAFRLEDQSQEFVGEAAVDSIEGELEQVDVAVLRNEWSRMTDTHQFHGLLRKLKLGRRQALQSIGEDFAWKLQPEAVEEMMRESARVELPIMCFVGNHGTIQIHSGPLANIETMGPWLNIMDPTFHLHLRRDHLAEIWAVRKPTADGHVTSLEALDAKGEMVIQFFGKRKEGFAERPEWRSIMENLARLDITAAA from the coding sequence ATGACCCAAACGACCCGTCCGACCCCGTCTGAAATTCGCGCCTACCGGGCAGCCAACCCCAAGATGCGCGAACGCGATATCGCCGCTCAGCTGGGCATTTCGGAAGCAGCCCTCGTCGCCGCCGAATGTGGGCTGACCGCTGTTCGCATCGACGGGGACGTCAACCGTTTCCTCGAGCGCGCCGCCGAACTCGGCGAAGTCATGGCGCTGACCCGCAACGAAAGCGCGGTGCACGAGAAGATCGGCGTGTTCGAGAACATCACCCCCGGCAAACATGCCTCGATCGTGCTCGGCGAGAACATCGATCTGCGCATTTTCCCGGGCGCCTGGGCACACGGCTTTGCGGTGACGAAAACCGATGGCGACGCGGTGCGCCGCAGCCTGCAGTTCTTCGACAAGCAGGGAACCGCCGTCCACAAGGTGCATATGCGCTCCGCCTCGAACCTGAGCGAATACCAGAACATCGTCGAAGCCTTCAGGCTGGAAGACCAATCACAGGAATTCGTTGGCGAGGCCGCCGTTGACAGCATCGAAGGCGAGCTCGAACAGGTGGATGTTGCCGTGCTGCGCAACGAATGGAGCAGGATGACCGACACCCATCAGTTCCACGGCCTCTTGCGCAAGCTGAAGCTCGGCCGCCGGCAGGCGCTGCAGTCGATCGGCGAGGATTTCGCCTGGAAACTGCAGCCGGAAGCCGTGGAAGAGATGATGCGCGAATCCGCCAGGGTCGAGTTGCCGATCATGTGTTTCGTCGGCAATCACGGCACTATCCAGATCCACTCCGGACCACTCGCCAACATCGAGACGATGGGTCCGTGGCTCAACATCATGGACCCGACCTTCCACCTGCACTTGCGCAGGGATCATCTCGCCGAAATCTGGGCTGTTCGTAAACCGACGGCCGACGGCCATGTCACCTCGCTGGAAGCGCTCGACGCCAAGGGCGAAATGGTCATCCAGTTCTTCGGCAAGCGCAAGGAAGGCTTCGCCGAGCGCCCGGAATGGCGCTCAATCATGGAAAACCTCGCCCGGCTCGACATCACCGCGGCAGCCTGA
- a CDS encoding hemin ABC transporter substrate-binding protein, whose protein sequence is MKTPYDFRRLRSWELALALFAVSTPFVLPITSPPSFVRAAVAQDMQQIDTSRLVSVGGAITEIVYALGEEGKLVGRDSTSVYPEAALKVPDVGYMRQLAPEGVIATNPTAIIAVEGSGPPETLNVLKEAKIPFQTVSETFDRDGILAKIKTVGDFLGVPDKAAALSEKVQAGLDAAVADAAKRPESERKRVIFILSTQGEKIMASGTGTAADGIIALAGAVNATGSFPGYKPLTDEAIIEARPDVVLMMSRSGGHAATDDELFAHPALSLTPAAKTKAVIRMDGLHLLGFGPRTAGAVRELNAAIYGKPNASQ, encoded by the coding sequence ATGAAAACTCCCTATGATTTTCGCCGGCTGCGTTCCTGGGAACTGGCTCTGGCTCTTTTTGCAGTGTCCACACCGTTCGTACTGCCGATCACGTCGCCGCCCTCCTTCGTGCGTGCAGCCGTTGCGCAGGACATGCAGCAGATCGACACCTCCCGCCTCGTCTCCGTTGGCGGTGCCATTACCGAGATCGTCTATGCGCTCGGCGAAGAGGGCAAGCTCGTCGGCCGCGATTCGACCAGCGTCTATCCCGAAGCGGCACTGAAGGTTCCCGACGTCGGTTACATGCGGCAACTGGCTCCGGAAGGTGTCATCGCCACCAATCCGACCGCCATCATCGCAGTCGAGGGCAGCGGCCCGCCGGAGACGCTGAACGTTCTCAAAGAGGCGAAAATCCCGTTCCAGACGGTTTCGGAGACATTCGATCGCGACGGCATCCTGGCAAAGATCAAGACCGTCGGCGACTTCCTCGGCGTGCCGGACAAGGCGGCAGCGCTGTCTGAGAAGGTTCAGGCCGGCCTTGACGCCGCAGTCGCGGACGCAGCCAAGCGTCCGGAGAGCGAGCGCAAACGGGTGATCTTCATCCTGAGCACCCAGGGCGAAAAGATCATGGCGTCGGGCACCGGAACGGCTGCAGACGGCATCATCGCGCTTGCGGGCGCCGTTAACGCGACCGGCAGCTTCCCGGGTTACAAACCGCTGACCGACGAAGCGATCATCGAGGCCAGGCCTGATGTCGTGCTGATGATGTCTCGTAGCGGCGGCCATGCGGCGACCGATGACGAGCTCTTTGCCCATCCCGCCCTCAGCCTGACGCCCGCAGCCAAGACCAAGGCAGTGATCCGGATGGATGGCCTGCATCTGCTCGGCTTCGGCCCGCGCACGGCGGGCGCGGTGCGCGAACTGAACGCGGCGATCTACGGAAAACCGAATGCCTCACAATGA
- a CDS encoding iron ABC transporter permease → MPHNEMAAGDGRSRSFAARLKSEWHMGDRSRLAQVLILALIALAAAMFAASIMTGAADASLGNVLRWLFGVEGAEQALSARDRIIILDIRLPRSVMGLLVGASLAVSGAIMQGLFRNPLADPALVGVSSGASLGAVLMIVLGSSVFGPMFAVFGFYALPVAAFLGGLFTTLLLYRIATRSGQTSVATMLLAGIALSALANAVTGVLIFIADDKQLRDLTFWGLGSLAGTNWTKILSAGPIILISLAVVPLLARGLNALTLGEAAAFHMGVPVQRLKNIAIVSVAASTGASVAVSGGIGFVGIVVPHVLRLIIGPDHRYLLPASALLGGTLLIFADMIARTIVPPAELPIGIITAFAGAPFFLWILLRGRSHMGL, encoded by the coding sequence ATGCCTCACAATGAAATGGCGGCAGGTGATGGCCGGTCGCGGTCATTCGCGGCACGTTTGAAATCCGAATGGCACATGGGCGACCGGTCGCGGCTGGCGCAGGTGTTGATCCTCGCGCTGATCGCGCTGGCGGCCGCGATGTTTGCCGCCTCCATCATGACCGGTGCTGCCGACGCGTCGCTCGGCAACGTCCTGCGTTGGCTTTTCGGTGTGGAAGGCGCAGAACAGGCGCTGAGCGCCCGCGACCGCATCATCATCCTCGATATACGCCTGCCGCGCTCTGTCATGGGCCTTCTGGTCGGCGCCTCCCTCGCCGTGTCCGGCGCAATCATGCAGGGGCTCTTCCGCAATCCGCTGGCCGACCCGGCACTCGTGGGCGTCTCCTCCGGCGCGAGCCTTGGCGCGGTTCTGATGATCGTGCTCGGCAGCTCCGTTTTTGGCCCGATGTTTGCGGTTTTCGGATTCTACGCTCTACCGGTTGCCGCATTTCTCGGCGGCCTTTTCACGACACTCCTGCTCTACCGGATCGCGACACGCAGCGGCCAGACCTCGGTCGCAACCATGCTGCTTGCCGGCATCGCGCTCAGTGCGCTGGCCAACGCCGTCACCGGCGTTCTCATTTTCATCGCAGACGACAAGCAGTTGCGCGATCTGACCTTCTGGGGCCTCGGATCGCTCGCCGGCACCAACTGGACGAAGATCCTCTCCGCCGGGCCGATCATCCTCATTTCGCTCGCCGTCGTGCCCTTACTGGCGCGAGGCCTCAACGCCCTGACGCTCGGGGAAGCGGCCGCCTTCCATATGGGCGTCCCGGTTCAACGGCTGAAGAATATCGCCATCGTCAGCGTCGCGGCCTCGACCGGCGCCTCGGTCGCCGTCAGCGGCGGCATCGGCTTCGTCGGCATCGTCGTGCCGCATGTGCTGCGGCTGATCATCGGGCCGGATCATCGCTATCTCCTGCCCGCGTCGGCCCTGCTGGGCGGGACGCTCCTGATTTTCGCCGACATGATCGCGCGGACCATCGTGCCGCCGGCGGAACTGCCGATTGGCATCATCACGGCTTTTGCCGGCGCCCCGTTCTTCCTGTGGATCCTGCTGCGCGGGCGCTCCCACATGGGACTTTGA
- a CDS encoding heme ABC transporter ATP-binding protein: MIKASNLSVRLSGKQVLHGVNIEAAAGQLTAIVGPNGSGKTTSLKAIAGELSYDGTVSINGHDISRLKPWELALKRAVLPQSTVISFPFTVREIVRMGLSVGAKTGADETDRIAREALEAVDLSGFAGRFYQELSGGEQQRVQLARALCQIWEPVQHGEPAFLLLDEPVSSLDIRHQLTIMRLARDFCQRGGGVIAIMHDLNLTAMFADRMIMMKSGRVRAAGRPNEVMTDAIMEAVFGCAMRVNATPAGSVPFVLPHTALG, from the coding sequence ATGATCAAGGCCAGCAATCTCTCCGTCCGGCTTTCCGGAAAACAGGTGCTGCACGGCGTCAACATCGAGGCCGCGGCTGGTCAGTTGACGGCCATCGTCGGTCCGAACGGCTCCGGCAAGACCACCAGCCTCAAAGCGATCGCCGGCGAACTCTCCTATGACGGCACCGTCAGCATCAACGGTCATGACATTTCGAGACTGAAGCCGTGGGAACTCGCCTTGAAGCGCGCCGTCCTGCCGCAATCGACCGTGATCTCGTTTCCTTTTACGGTACGCGAAATAGTTCGCATGGGGTTGTCCGTTGGTGCGAAGACCGGTGCGGATGAAACCGACCGGATCGCCAGGGAGGCGCTGGAGGCGGTCGACCTGTCGGGTTTCGCCGGTCGCTTCTACCAGGAGCTTTCCGGCGGTGAACAGCAGCGCGTGCAGCTTGCCCGTGCCCTCTGTCAGATTTGGGAACCAGTTCAGCATGGAGAACCCGCGTTCCTGCTCCTCGACGAGCCGGTCTCCAGTCTCGACATCCGCCACCAGCTGACGATCATGCGGCTAGCCCGGGATTTCTGTCAGCGCGGCGGCGGCGTGATCGCCATCATGCATGATCTCAATCTCACCGCCATGTTCGCCGACCGGATGATCATGATGAAGAGCGGCCGCGTTCGTGCGGCTGGGCGCCCGAACGAGGTGATGACCGACGCCATCATGGAAGCGGTTTTCGGCTGCGCCATGCGCGTCAACGCCACACCGGCTGGCAGCGTCCCTTTCGTCCTGCCCCATACGGCGCTCGGCTAG
- a CDS encoding HWE histidine kinase domain-containing protein: protein MNKKNSDLAAAMAAVLTSPQRLDVLRSVVPDMAVPDADFQELAEMAADLFGAPIALVTLVDARHQWLKATVGTSETQALSAGSFCMHTIAGRLDDVLVVGDASTDPRFSSQPRVAGAPVLRFYAGVPLVIDEQPVGSICVYDVKPRHDVTPHLLTQLRRLSRLAASLFKLKHEARQRALKEAALSREEQRHAMALDAANVGSWLWDVRSGNVSCNPAMLRMFGMKPVGVVQARDIFTAIHHEDRMATFSKLRSAMAQDEEYDGTFRVASTGRWLLGRGRVHERDAEGKPTLFLGVNIDVTEEQVSTQRTRLLLRELNHRVKNTLAMLQSLARQTLRQTSDPQEFMTAFAGRLQSISEAHGLLSDHEWGDIHLSALLAKQLAPHVRDYGRQIEIHKDEILLGPDQAVGLGLVLHELATNAAKYGSLSVPNGKVVVTARGVDEDGHRVLHMTWTEVGGPPVSEPARRGFGSILIERSLGKVMGSSAKVEYLPAGLTAIIRLPL from the coding sequence ATGAACAAAAAGAATAGCGACCTGGCGGCGGCGATGGCGGCCGTTCTGACATCGCCGCAACGGCTTGATGTCCTGCGTTCTGTCGTCCCGGACATGGCCGTGCCGGACGCCGATTTCCAGGAGCTCGCCGAGATGGCCGCCGATCTTTTCGGCGCGCCGATTGCTTTGGTAACGCTCGTCGATGCACGGCATCAATGGCTCAAGGCAACGGTCGGAACCAGCGAGACACAGGCGCTGTCTGCGGGATCGTTTTGCATGCATACGATCGCCGGGCGTTTGGATGACGTGCTTGTCGTCGGCGACGCTTCGACCGACCCTCGTTTTTCCAGCCAGCCGCGGGTGGCGGGTGCGCCGGTTTTGCGGTTTTATGCCGGCGTTCCGCTGGTTATCGACGAACAGCCGGTCGGCTCGATCTGTGTTTACGATGTCAAGCCGCGCCACGACGTCACGCCGCATCTTCTCACACAATTGCGCCGTCTCTCGCGTCTTGCGGCCTCATTGTTTAAGCTGAAGCACGAAGCGCGCCAGCGGGCCTTGAAAGAGGCAGCGCTTTCGCGCGAGGAGCAGCGCCACGCCATGGCGCTCGATGCGGCCAATGTCGGCAGCTGGCTGTGGGACGTCCGCTCCGGCAATGTCTCCTGCAATCCCGCGATGCTGCGCATGTTTGGCATGAAACCGGTCGGGGTTGTTCAGGCGAGGGACATTTTTACTGCCATCCATCATGAAGATCGCATGGCAACGTTCTCGAAGCTGCGGTCCGCCATGGCACAGGACGAGGAATATGACGGCACGTTTCGGGTCGCCTCCACCGGGCGATGGCTGCTTGGCCGTGGCCGTGTGCATGAACGTGATGCCGAGGGCAAACCGACGCTTTTTCTCGGCGTCAATATTGATGTGACGGAGGAACAAGTTTCGACGCAGCGCACCCGGCTGCTGCTGCGCGAACTCAATCACCGCGTCAAGAACACGCTGGCGATGTTGCAGTCGCTGGCCCGACAGACATTGCGGCAAACCAGCGATCCGCAGGAATTCATGACGGCATTCGCCGGCCGGCTTCAGTCCATATCGGAAGCGCACGGACTTTTGTCGGACCATGAATGGGGTGACATTCACCTTTCGGCTTTGCTGGCCAAACAACTGGCGCCGCATGTACGCGACTACGGACGACAGATCGAAATCCACAAGGACGAGATTTTGCTCGGGCCGGACCAGGCGGTCGGCCTCGGGCTGGTTCTGCACGAACTGGCGACCAATGCCGCAAAATACGGCTCTCTCTCGGTTCCGAACGGCAAGGTCGTCGTCACGGCGCGCGGGGTTGATGAGGATGGCCACCGTGTCTTGCATATGACCTGGACAGAGGTGGGCGGCCCACCTGTCAGCGAGCCAGCGAGGCGCGGCTTCGGCTCGATCCTGATCGAGCGTAGCCTCGGCAAGGTGATGGGCAGTTCGGCGAAAGTCGAATACCTGCCTGCAGGATTGACGGCGATCATCCGTCTTCCCCTCTGA
- a CDS encoding RNA polymerase sigma factor produces the protein MTSEEPSFKREMLAALPSLRAFAMSLIGRHDRADDLVQDTIMKAWAKQDHFEMGTNMKAWLFTILRNELYSQMRKRGREVQDSDGYFTETLAQHPAQYGSLDLQDFKRALEKLPPDQREAIILVGASGFSYEEAAEICGCALGTIKSRVNRARQRLQDILQVTGESEYGPDATSAPITSRAFVS, from the coding sequence ATGACCTCTGAGGAACCGAGTTTCAAGCGTGAAATGCTCGCAGCCCTTCCAAGCCTGCGTGCGTTCGCCATGTCGTTGATCGGCCGGCACGACCGGGCCGACGATCTCGTTCAGGACACCATCATGAAGGCCTGGGCCAAACAGGACCACTTCGAGATGGGCACCAACATGAAGGCGTGGCTGTTCACCATTCTGCGCAACGAACTCTACAGCCAGATGCGCAAGCGTGGGCGCGAAGTGCAAGATAGCGACGGCTATTTCACCGAGACGCTGGCCCAGCATCCTGCCCAATATGGCTCGCTCGATCTTCAGGACTTCAAGCGGGCGCTGGAGAAGCTGCCGCCGGATCAGCGCGAGGCGATAATTCTGGTCGGGGCTTCCGGCTTTTCCTATGAGGAGGCGGCGGAGATTTGCGGTTGTGCGCTTGGAACAATCAAAAGCCGCGTCAACCGCGCCCGCCAGCGCCTTCAGGATATTCTGCAGGTCACCGGCGAGAGCGAGTATGGGCCTGATGCGACATCGGCGCCCATTACCTCGCGGGCTTTCGTTTCCTGA
- a CDS encoding NepR family anti-sigma factor, with amino-acid sequence MTNKIGAGRDVAKPVRADNPNAQIATKLRALYLSVQEEAIPDRFLDLLEKLDAVERQSMPDVAE; translated from the coding sequence ATGACCAACAAAATTGGGGCCGGGCGCGATGTGGCAAAGCCAGTGCGCGCCGATAATCCGAATGCACAGATTGCAACCAAGCTCCGCGCGCTCTATCTTTCTGTACAGGAAGAAGCCATTCCGGACCGGTTCCTCGACCTGCTTGAGAAGCTCGACGCGGTCGAGCGCCAGTCGATGCCGGATGTGGCGGAATGA
- a CDS encoding response regulator produces MSLSTRIAPFLPYLRRYSRALTGSQTSGDAYVAAVLEALIADVSIFPEASSDRVALFQLYTKMFGSSSVLIPEPVSPFAWEKRTSINLASVSPLARQAFLLASVEGFRTSEAAEVLGTTESGMNELLERASEEISRQVATDIMIIEDEPLIAIDIEQMVESLGHRVTGIARTRDEALTLFKATRPSMVLADIQLADGSSGIDAVNDILKNTSIPVIFITAFPERLLTGERPEPTFLVTKPFNPDMVKALISQALFFNESTKAAA; encoded by the coding sequence ATGTCACTTTCCACCCGGATCGCTCCGTTCCTGCCCTATTTGCGCCGATACTCTCGCGCCCTGACCGGATCGCAGACATCGGGCGACGCCTATGTCGCGGCCGTTCTGGAAGCGTTGATCGCAGATGTCTCCATTTTCCCGGAGGCGAGCAGTGACAGGGTCGCGCTGTTTCAACTCTATACAAAGATGTTCGGTTCCTCCTCCGTTTTGATCCCCGAGCCAGTTTCGCCCTTTGCCTGGGAAAAACGGACGTCGATCAATCTCGCATCCGTCTCGCCGCTGGCACGCCAGGCGTTCCTGCTCGCGTCCGTCGAAGGCTTCCGCACAAGCGAGGCGGCAGAAGTTCTCGGCACCACCGAGAGCGGCATGAACGAGTTGCTTGAGCGCGCCTCAGAGGAGATTTCGCGCCAGGTCGCCACCGACATCATGATCATCGAGGACGAGCCGCTGATTGCCATCGACATCGAACAGATGGTCGAGAGCCTTGGCCACCGGGTCACCGGCATTGCACGCACCCGGGATGAAGCCTTGACGCTGTTCAAGGCGACGCGGCCGAGCATGGTGCTTGCCGATATCCAGCTCGCGGACGGCAGTTCCGGCATCGATGCGGTCAATGATATCCTGAAGAACACGTCCATTCCGGTGATTTTCATAACGGCGTTCCCGGAACGCCTGTTGACCGGCGAACGGCCTGAGCCGACCTTCCTGGTCACCAAGCCGTTCAACCCGGACATGGTCAAGGCGCTGATCAGTCAGGCGCTGTTCTTCAACGAATCCACCAAGGCCGCAGCCTGA